Proteins from a genomic interval of Gemmatimonadaceae bacterium:
- a CDS encoding response regulator transcription factor, which translates to MTSAEGPARIRVLIADDHALVREGLRYVLDADPNIEVVAEASNGRAAVDLAVQHRPDVIVLDITMPEETGLKAAERLRELLPTAKILLLSMHDQGEYVREGMRIGTNGYLLKDSAGEELRAAIRAVQAGGTFFSPAVVRKLTSVEPAAEAEPTAQQLELLTPRERDVLAGVARGLTNKAIAAELGISRRTVEAHRESLMRKLSIHSVAGLTRFALETGVVADA; encoded by the coding sequence ATGACCAGCGCCGAGGGCCCAGCCCGCATTCGTGTCCTGATCGCCGACGACCACGCCCTCGTGCGCGAGGGGCTGCGGTACGTCCTCGATGCCGATCCGAACATCGAGGTGGTGGCGGAAGCATCGAACGGACGGGCCGCCGTGGACCTCGCGGTGCAGCATCGCCCCGATGTCATCGTGCTCGACATCACCATGCCCGAGGAGACGGGGCTCAAGGCGGCCGAGCGGCTCCGGGAGCTGCTCCCCACCGCCAAGATCCTGCTGTTGTCGATGCATGATCAGGGCGAGTACGTGCGCGAAGGGATGCGCATCGGGACGAACGGCTACCTGCTCAAGGACTCGGCGGGTGAGGAGCTGCGCGCCGCCATCCGGGCGGTGCAGGCGGGGGGCACCTTCTTCTCGCCGGCGGTGGTACGCAAGCTCACCTCGGTCGAGCCGGCGGCCGAGGCCGAACCCACGGCCCAGCAGCTCGAGCTGCTGACGCCTCGCGAGCGCGATGTGCTGGCCGGCGTGGCCCGAGGGCTCACGAACAAGGCCATCGCCGCCGAGCTTGGGATCAGCCGCCGGACGGTGGAGGCGCACCGCGAAAGCCTCATGCGAAAGCTGTCGATCCACTCGGTGGCCGGGCTGACGCGTTTCGCGCTCGAGACGGGCGTCGTCGCCGACGCCTAG